From the Halichoerus grypus chromosome 3, mHalGry1.hap1.1, whole genome shotgun sequence genome, one window contains:
- the ODAPH gene encoding odontogenesis associated phosphoprotein, giving the protein MARRLCFSYLLLVCWVVVTVAEGQKEGATPPGGSQDNGGPTDCQIFTLSPPPPRRNPVTRIQLVTRTPKCPFHFFPWQGPRVHFRFPHRPFLPQKCNHRFLFRPFFWPHGRLTPHYKYFPRGRLWRGSSSEESR; this is encoded by the exons ATGGCTCGCAGACTCTGCTTCTCCTACTTGCTGTTGGTCTGCTGGGTGGTGGTAACTGTGGCAGAAG GACAAAAAGAGGGAGCCACCCCTCCTGGAGGCTCACAAGATAATGGAGGTCCTACAGACTGCCAGATCTTTACGCTcagccctccaccccccaggAGGAATCCGGTGACAAGGATCCAGCTCGTCACAAGGACACCCAAGtgtccctttcatttttttccatggcAAGGGCCTAGAGTCCACTTTAGGTTTCCACACAGACCTTTCCTTCCTCAGAAGTGCAACCACCGGTTTCTGTTTCGTCCATTTTTTTGGCCACACGGTCGCCTTACTcctcattataaatattttcccagggGAAGACTCTGGAGAGGAAGCTCATCTGAGGAAAGCAGATAG